One window of the Camelus ferus isolate YT-003-E chromosome 12, BCGSAC_Cfer_1.0, whole genome shotgun sequence genome contains the following:
- the TDG gene encoding G/T mismatch-specific thymine DNA glycosylase isoform X3, which translates to MEAENTGSYSLQQTQAFYTFPLQQVMAEVPNVTVMNEQEIPADVPAPAPAQEPIPETPKGRKRKPRTTEPKKPVEPKKPAEAKKSGKSTKSKEKQEKITDTFKVKRKVDRFNGVSEAELLTKTLPDILTFNLDIVIIGINPGLMAAYKGHHYPGPGNHFWKCLFMSGLSEVQLSHMDDHTLPGKYGIGFTNMVERTTPGSKDLSSKEFREGGRILVQKLQKYQPRIAVFNGKCIYEIFSKEVFGVKVKNLEFGLQPHKIPDTETLCYVMPSSSARCAQFPRAQDKVHYYIKLKDLRDQLKGIERNTDVQEVQYTFDLQLAQEDAKKMAVKEEKYDPGYEAAYGGAYAPHPAADNGESTFNDIPNGH; encoded by the exons CTACTCCCTTCAGCAAACTCAAGCTTTTTACACATTTCCACTCCAACAAGTGATGGCGGAAGTTCCTAATGTGACAGTTATGAATGAACAAGAAATACCAGCAGAcgttccagccccagctcctgctcAGGAACCCATACCAG AGActccaaaaggaaggaaaagaaaacccagaacaACAGAACCAAAAAAACCAGTGGAACCCAAAAAACCGGCTGAGGCCAAAAAGTCTGGCAAGTCCACAAAATCAaaagagaagcaagagaaaattacagacacgtttaaagtgaaaagaaaagtagACCGCTTCAATGGTGTTTCGGAAGCTGAACTTTTGACCAAGACTCTCCCAGACATTTTGACCTTCAATCTGGACATTGTGATT ATTGGCATAAACCCAGGACTAATGGCTGCTTACAAAGGGCATCATTACCCTGGACCTGGAAACCATTTTT GGAAGTGTCTATTTATGTCAGGGCTGAGTGAGGTCCAGCTGAGTCACATGGATGATCACACTTTACCAGGGAAGTATGGTATTGGATTTACCAATATGGTGGAAAGGACAACACCAGGCAGCAAGGATCTCTCCAG tAAAGAATTTCGTGAAGGAGGACGTATTCTAGTGCAGAAATTACAGAAATATCAGCCGCGAATAGCAGTGTTTAATGGAAAAT gtatttatgaaatttttagtAAGGAAGTTTTTGGAGTAAAGGTTAAGAATTTAGAATTTGGACTTCAACCCCATAAGATCCCAGACACAGAAACT CTCTGCTATGTTATGCCATCATCCAGTGCGAGATGTGCACAGTTTCCTCGAGCCCAGGATAAAGTTCATTACTACATTAAGCTGAAGGACTTAAGAGATCAGTTGAAAGGCATTGAACGAAACACAGATGTTCAAGAGGTGCAATATACCTTTGACCTACAGCTAGCCCAAG AGGATGCAAAGAAGATGgctgtgaaagaagaaaaatacgaTCCGGGTTATGAAGCAGCATATGGTGGTGCCTATG ccccccacccagcaGCTGACAATGGAGAATCAACTTTCAATGACATTCCAAATGGGCACTGA
- the TDG gene encoding G/T mismatch-specific thymine DNA glycosylase isoform X1, with translation MEAENTGSYSLQQTQAFYTFPLQQVMAEVPNVTVMNEQEIPADVPAPAPAQEPIPETPKGRKRKPRTTEPKKPVEPKKPAEAKKSGKSTKSKEKQEKITDTFKVKRKVDRFNGVSEAELLTKTLPDILTFNLDIVIIGINPGLMAAYKGHHYPGPGNHFWKCLFMSGLSEVQLSHMDDHTLPGKYGIGFTNMVERTTPGSKDLSSKEFREGGRILVQKLQKYQPRIAVFNGKCIYEIFSKEVFGVKVKNLEFGLQPHKIPDTETLCYVMPSSSARCAQFPRAQDKVHYYIKLKDLRDQLKGIERNTDVQEVQYTFDLQLAQEDAKKMAVKEEKYDPGYEAAYGGAYGEYPCNSEPCSFLANGLTPHPAADNGESTFNDIPNGH, from the exons CTACTCCCTTCAGCAAACTCAAGCTTTTTACACATTTCCACTCCAACAAGTGATGGCGGAAGTTCCTAATGTGACAGTTATGAATGAACAAGAAATACCAGCAGAcgttccagccccagctcctgctcAGGAACCCATACCAG AGActccaaaaggaaggaaaagaaaacccagaacaACAGAACCAAAAAAACCAGTGGAACCCAAAAAACCGGCTGAGGCCAAAAAGTCTGGCAAGTCCACAAAATCAaaagagaagcaagagaaaattacagacacgtttaaagtgaaaagaaaagtagACCGCTTCAATGGTGTTTCGGAAGCTGAACTTTTGACCAAGACTCTCCCAGACATTTTGACCTTCAATCTGGACATTGTGATT ATTGGCATAAACCCAGGACTAATGGCTGCTTACAAAGGGCATCATTACCCTGGACCTGGAAACCATTTTT GGAAGTGTCTATTTATGTCAGGGCTGAGTGAGGTCCAGCTGAGTCACATGGATGATCACACTTTACCAGGGAAGTATGGTATTGGATTTACCAATATGGTGGAAAGGACAACACCAGGCAGCAAGGATCTCTCCAG tAAAGAATTTCGTGAAGGAGGACGTATTCTAGTGCAGAAATTACAGAAATATCAGCCGCGAATAGCAGTGTTTAATGGAAAAT gtatttatgaaatttttagtAAGGAAGTTTTTGGAGTAAAGGTTAAGAATTTAGAATTTGGACTTCAACCCCATAAGATCCCAGACACAGAAACT CTCTGCTATGTTATGCCATCATCCAGTGCGAGATGTGCACAGTTTCCTCGAGCCCAGGATAAAGTTCATTACTACATTAAGCTGAAGGACTTAAGAGATCAGTTGAAAGGCATTGAACGAAACACAGATGTTCAAGAGGTGCAATATACCTTTGACCTACAGCTAGCCCAAG AGGATGCAAAGAAGATGgctgtgaaagaagaaaaatacgaTCCGGGTTATGAAGCAGCATATGGTGGTGCCTATGGTGAATATCCGTGCAATAGTGAACCTTGCAGCTTCCTTGCAAATGGGCTGA ccccccacccagcaGCTGACAATGGAGAATCAACTTTCAATGACATTCCAAATGGGCACTGA
- the TDG gene encoding G/T mismatch-specific thymine DNA glycosylase isoform X2, whose product MEAENTGSYSLQQTQAFYTFPLQQVMAEVPNVTVMNEQEIPADVPAPAPAQEPIPETPKGRKRKPRTTEPKKPVEPKKPAEAKKSGKSTKSKEKQEKITDTFKVKRKVDRFNGVSEAELLTKTLPDILTFNLDIVIIGINPGLMAAYKGHHYPGPGNHFWKCLFMSGLSEVQLSHMDDHTLPGKYGIGFTNMVERTTPGSKDLSSKEFREGGRILVQKLQKYQPRIAVFNGKCIYEIFSKEVFGVKVKNLEFGLQPHKIPDTETLCYVMPSSSARCAQFPRAQDKVHYYIKLKDLRDQLKGIERNTDVQEVQYTFDLQLAQEDAKKMAVKEEKYDPGYEAAYGGAYGEYPCNSEPCSFLANGLKSHRGSQSEGTATPD is encoded by the exons CTACTCCCTTCAGCAAACTCAAGCTTTTTACACATTTCCACTCCAACAAGTGATGGCGGAAGTTCCTAATGTGACAGTTATGAATGAACAAGAAATACCAGCAGAcgttccagccccagctcctgctcAGGAACCCATACCAG AGActccaaaaggaaggaaaagaaaacccagaacaACAGAACCAAAAAAACCAGTGGAACCCAAAAAACCGGCTGAGGCCAAAAAGTCTGGCAAGTCCACAAAATCAaaagagaagcaagagaaaattacagacacgtttaaagtgaaaagaaaagtagACCGCTTCAATGGTGTTTCGGAAGCTGAACTTTTGACCAAGACTCTCCCAGACATTTTGACCTTCAATCTGGACATTGTGATT ATTGGCATAAACCCAGGACTAATGGCTGCTTACAAAGGGCATCATTACCCTGGACCTGGAAACCATTTTT GGAAGTGTCTATTTATGTCAGGGCTGAGTGAGGTCCAGCTGAGTCACATGGATGATCACACTTTACCAGGGAAGTATGGTATTGGATTTACCAATATGGTGGAAAGGACAACACCAGGCAGCAAGGATCTCTCCAG tAAAGAATTTCGTGAAGGAGGACGTATTCTAGTGCAGAAATTACAGAAATATCAGCCGCGAATAGCAGTGTTTAATGGAAAAT gtatttatgaaatttttagtAAGGAAGTTTTTGGAGTAAAGGTTAAGAATTTAGAATTTGGACTTCAACCCCATAAGATCCCAGACACAGAAACT CTCTGCTATGTTATGCCATCATCCAGTGCGAGATGTGCACAGTTTCCTCGAGCCCAGGATAAAGTTCATTACTACATTAAGCTGAAGGACTTAAGAGATCAGTTGAAAGGCATTGAACGAAACACAGATGTTCAAGAGGTGCAATATACCTTTGACCTACAGCTAGCCCAAG AGGATGCAAAGAAGATGgctgtgaaagaagaaaaatacgaTCCGGGTTATGAAGCAGCATATGGTGGTGCCTATGGTGAATATCCGTGCAATAGTGAACCTTGCAGCTTCCTTGCAAATGGGCTGA